Below is a window of Saccharomonospora viridis DSM 43017 DNA.
CGGCCTCGGACAGCACCGCGCGCAACATCTCCGGCGTCAACCTGCCGGTGAACGTGTTCTGTTGCGACACGTGGTACGAGCCGAGCACATGCAGTGGTGTCGGACCATCCAGCGTGATCCGTACGCCGTGCCCGAAACGCGGTTTCGGTCTCGGCACGCGCCACCCCGCCTCGGCCAACACGGGCAACAGCGCCTGCCAGCCGAACGCCCCGAGCACGACGATCGCTTTCAGCGTGGGGCGCAACAACGTGAGCTCGTCGGCGAGCCAATGCCTACACGTGTCCCGCTCAGCCGGCGTGGGCTTGTTCGCGGGAGGCGCGCAATGCACGGGTGCCGTGATGCGCGTGCCCCGCAACGTGAGCCCGTCGTCCCGGTGGACGGACGTGGGCTGTGAGGCCAGCCCCACGTCGTAGAGCGCCCGGAACAGTACGTCCCCGGAGCGGTCGCCGGTGAACATGCGGCCCGTCCTGTTCCCACCGTGCGCGGCGGGTGCGAGCCCCACGATCACCAGCGACGCGTCATCCGGCCCGAAACCGGGCACCGGGCGCCCCCAATAGGTCTGGTCGGCGTACGCGGCTCGTTTCGTTCGCGCCACTTGCTCCCGCCACCGCACCAGACGGGGACAGGCACGGCACTTGCTGACGGCGGCGTCCAACTGGGCCAACGATTTCCACGAAGCACTCACTCGACCAGTGTGCCGTGACATAGGTTGGTCGTATGCCAGAGAAGAACACGGAGGCCACCGAGCGGACCGACTCCGCCGAGAACGCCGACGCCAAGGGTGCCCAGACATCCGCCGAGCCGCGGGACGACATCGTGACCACCCGGCACACGCTGTCCCTCGGCGACCGCGAACTCGTCTACACAGCGCGCGCGGGCCGCATCGTGCTGCGCAAGGAGGTGCTCAAGGACGGCGCTTTCGACGGGCACAAGCCCAAGGCCGAGGTCTTCCTCACCTCGTACACCCTCGACGACGCCGATCCGAGTTCGCGGCCGGTGACGTTCGCGTTCAACGGGGGACCCGGCTCGTCCAGCATCTGGCTGCACATGGGCCTGTTCGGGCCGCGTCGCGTGGTGTCGGGCGACGTCGACGACCCGGAGCCGCCGCCGTACCGTTTGGCGGACAACACGGAGACGCTGTTGACCCACAGCGACCTCGTCTTCATCGACCCGGTGTCCACCGGTTACTCGCGTACCGTGGAGGGCGAGAAGCCGAAGGACTTCCACGGCTTCACCCCCGACGTGGAGGCCGTCGGCGAGGTGATCCGACTGTGGACGTCACGTAACGAACGTTGGCTGTCGCCGAAGTTCGTGGCGGGCGAGTCGTACGGCACCGTGCGCGCCGCCGCGCTCGCCGCGCATCTGCAGCAGCGGCACGGGCTCTACCTCAACGGGCTGCTGTTGATCTCGTCGGTGCTCGACCTGGGCACGGTGATGTTCAACGAGGGCAACGACCTGCCGTACTCGTTGTACGTGCCGACGTACGCGGCCATCGCGCACTACCACGGCAAGCACGGCGACCGACCGCTCGAGGAGGTACTGGCCGAGGCCGAGGAGTTCGCCTCGCGTGACCTGCCGTGGGCACTGGCCCGTGGCGCGCGCCTTTCGGCCGAGGAACGCGCCGACGTCGTCGCCCGGCTGGCACGTCTCACCGGACTTTCTGAATCCTATGTAGACCGAGTGAACCTGCGCATCGAACACGTGCGGTTCTTCACCGAACTGCTGCGCGACCGAGGACTGACCACGGGGCGCATGGACGGCCGCTTCACCACGTGGGAGCCCGACGGCGGGCGTGAGCACATGAGCGACGACGCCTCGATCTCCCGCATCATCGGCGCCTACTCCGCGACGTTCAACCACTACGTGCGCAGCGAGCTCGGTTACGCCAACGATTTGCCCTACGAGATCCTGTCGCTCGACGTCAACCGCGAATGGTCCTATTCGGACTTCGAGGGCAGGCCCATCTCCGTGGTGCACGACCTGTCGGCGGCGATGCGCGCCAACCCGCATCTGAAAGTGCACGTCGCGTGCGGCTACTACGACGGCGCGACACCCCACTTCGCGGCCGAACACGTGTTGGCCCAATTGCAGATCCCGGACGAACTGCGGTCGAACATCGAAACGGCCTACTACCCGGCCGGCCACATGATGTACGTCCACGAACCGTCGCGCGTGCAGCAGTCACGTGACCTGGCGGAGTTCGTCGCCCGCAGCTCCAACCGGTGATCGTCCGTGTCCGCCCTCCGGGTCTCCCTGGAGGGCGGACACGACAACGCCACCTGCGGACACGACAACGCCACCTGCGGACACGACAACGGAAGCGGTTCAGGCGAGTGACAAAGCGATGCCGTCGAGGATGTCGTGTTCGCTGACCACCAGCGGGTCGGCGGGGCCCCCTCGCTGGGCGATCTGCTCGGCCAGTACGCGCACGATCAGCGCTCCACCTCCGATGACGTCCACCCGGCCGGGATGCATCACCGGAATCGCGGCGCGCATGGCGCGGTCGGCGGCGAGGAGATCGCGGACCACCGTGTCCAGGTCGTCACGGGAAAGCGTCGACAGGTGTATGCGTTCGGAGTCGTATTCGGGCAGATCCTGCGCTATCGCCGACAGGGTCGTGATCGTGCCCGCCAGACCGATCCACCGACCGGCCCTCGACACGTCCACCGCCTCGAACGCGGGCTCCAACGTGCGCACCGCCACCCGTTCGGCCTCGGCGAGTTCGTCGGCCGTGGGCGGGTCCGACCGCAACACACGTTCGGTGAGGCGAACACACCCGATGTCCACCGAGTGCGAGGCCCACACGTCGGCCTCCCGCCCGTTCCAGGTGCCGAGCACGAGTTCGGTGGAGCCGCCGCCGACATCGACCACCAGGAACGGTCCGTCATCGGGGTCCTGCTCACCGACCGCTCCGGTGAACGAGAGTCTGGCCTCTTCCTCGCCGGTGATGACCTCGGCCTCCGTACCGAGCAGTTCCCGCGTCATCGTGAAGAACTCGTCCCGGTTGCTCGCGTCACGCGTGGCCGACGTCGCCACCATGCGTAGCCGCTCCACCCCTTTGCGCCGGGCCGCGATCGCGTACGCCTTCAGGGCCTCGCGCGTGCGCTCCAACGCCTCCGGCGCCAGCTCCCCGGTCGCGTCGACCCCCTGACCGAGCCGCACGATGCGCATCTCCCGGTGCAGGTCTCGCAGATCGACGCTTCCGTCGTGCCGGTACGTGAGCTCCGCGACCAGTAGGCGGATGGAGTTGGTCCCGCAGTCGATGGCAGCTACCCGTGGCATGCTGCCCACCCTAATCCTCGGTCGGCTCCTGCTCCCGCGTGGCCGAGGCGCCCGAGGGCGTGGTGCCCGACGTGGGCTCCGGCTGCCCCTCCTCCGTGTCGTCGTCCGACTCGTCGTCGCACGGCGGGTCGGTGGACTCGTCCGATTCGGTGGGCTCGTCCGTCGACGCGGCCTCGGACGAGGACTGCTCCACGGGCTGTTCCCCCGTCGGTTCAAAGGATGAGGGTTCTTCGGGTTCTTCGGGTTCTTCCTCGGGATCGCACTCCCCCGGATCAGCCGGGTCCTCACCGTCACCCGGCGGATCCTCACCGTCTGACGGAGGCGGATCCTCACCGTCCGACGGCGGGGGGTCCTCGCCGTCGCCGGGCGGGGGATCCTCCCCATCCGATGGGGGCGGGTCCTCGCCGTCGCCGGGCGGCGGGTCCTCCCCATCCGACGGAGGTGAGTCCTCACCATCGCCGGGCGGGGGATCCTCCCCGTCCGATGGGGGCGTATCCTCACCGTCTGACGGCGGGGGGTCCTCAGGTGTCGGGGCGTCGGGCCCGTCCGGCTTCTCCGGTGTTTCCGGCCTGGTGGGCTTCGTCGGCGGTTCAGGCGACGGTCTGGTAACCGACGACTCGTCCTTGACCGGATTCGACGCGTGCACCAGCACCGCGGTGGGCACATCGCTGTCGGGCAACGCCGACACACCGCTGCGATACGCCTTGGCCCACCGGATCACCGTGTTCACATACGACCACGAGTTGTTGTAGCGGTAGAGGGCCGCACGCAGCTGCTCGGGATCCGACAGGTCGACTCCGCCCGAGCACAGGTACCTGGCGGCGGCGAGCGTGGAGTCGTAGAGGTTGTTGGGGTCGGCCACACCGTCGCCGTTACCGTCGGAGGCATAGCGTTTCCACGTGGACGGGATGAACTGCATCGGTCCGACAGCGCGGTCCCACCGCGTGTCCCCGTCGTACGCGCCACCGTCGGTGTCGGGGATGGCGGCGACGTCACCCGTTCCGTCGAGCACCGGACCGAGGATGGTCTCGCGCGCGTCGCCGTTGCCGTCGACATATCCGCCACGCGCGTGGTTCGACTCGATCCGCCCGATGCTGGCGAGCAACGCCCAGTCGATGTTGCAACCCGGGTATTCGGCGGCCGCCCGCTCGGCGGCACGTTTGTAAGCCTCGAGCGCGGTCGACGGGATGCCGAGCGAACCCGTGACCGGCTCGACGGGCGCCCACAGCTTCTCGATCGGAGGCGCCTCAGGCAGGCTGCCGTTCACCGATACCGACGCGGGCGGCTGACCTCCCGCCAACGGAGCGGGCGCGGCCTGCTCCTGTTCGGGAACATCGAGCCACCGCACCGTCGCGTCACTGACGGCGAGCATGGGAAGCACGGCCAACGAACCACTCAGGACCGCGATCGTGGTCTTGTTTCGAAACCCAGACCGTTTATCCGCGCCTGCGCCGCCGTCAGCACGCACGTTCGCACCCTCCCACCGACTACGTCCGGGCTCTCGCGGCACAGCCTGCCGCAAACCCCATCGACGTTTCACCCCTTCGCGCAGGAATCAAACGTCGATTACGCCGGAAGGACTAATGCGACTCCGCACAATCACCGAGCGGCCATCCTGCTTCCCGCACAAGGCGGAGAGTCTCGTCACCGAAAGGGTTCACACCAGGGCCACAGGCGAGTGTGTGTGCAAGATGGACGTGGAGGCATTTGACCCGGGTCGGCATACCGCCCGCGGTGACCTGATGGCCCAACGGTTCGATGGCGTCCCGCTGCGCGAGGTACGACTCATGCGCCCGCCGATACGCGGCCGCCAACTCGGCGTCCTCGGCGAGCCTGTTCGTCATCTCGCGCATGATCCCGGACGCTTCCAGTCGCCCCACCATGGACG
It encodes the following:
- a CDS encoding Ppx/GppA phosphatase family protein; this encodes MPRVAAIDCGTNSIRLLVAELTYRHDGSVDLRDLHREMRIVRLGQGVDATGELAPEALERTREALKAYAIAARRKGVERLRMVATSATRDASNRDEFFTMTRELLGTEAEVITGEEEARLSFTGAVGEQDPDDGPFLVVDVGGGSTELVLGTWNGREADVWASHSVDIGCVRLTERVLRSDPPTADELAEAERVAVRTLEPAFEAVDVSRAGRWIGLAGTITTLSAIAQDLPEYDSERIHLSTLSRDDLDTVVRDLLAADRAMRAAIPVMHPGRVDVIGGGALIVRVLAEQIAQRGGPADPLVVSEHDILDGIALSLA
- a CDS encoding uracil-DNA glycosylase, with product MSRHTGRVSASWKSLAQLDAAVSKCRACPRLVRWREQVARTKRAAYADQTYWGRPVPGFGPDDASLVIVGLAPAAHGGNRTGRMFTGDRSGDVLFRALYDVGLASQPTSVHRDDGLTLRGTRITAPVHCAPPANKPTPAERDTCRHWLADELTLLRPTLKAIVVLGAFGWQALLPVLAEAGWRVPRPKPRFGHGVRITLDGPTPLHVLGSYHVSQQNTFTGRLTPEMLRAVLSEAASLSGLD
- a CDS encoding S10 family peptidase, which encodes MPEKNTEATERTDSAENADAKGAQTSAEPRDDIVTTRHTLSLGDRELVYTARAGRIVLRKEVLKDGAFDGHKPKAEVFLTSYTLDDADPSSRPVTFAFNGGPGSSSIWLHMGLFGPRRVVSGDVDDPEPPPYRLADNTETLLTHSDLVFIDPVSTGYSRTVEGEKPKDFHGFTPDVEAVGEVIRLWTSRNERWLSPKFVAGESYGTVRAAALAAHLQQRHGLYLNGLLLISSVLDLGTVMFNEGNDLPYSLYVPTYAAIAHYHGKHGDRPLEEVLAEAEEFASRDLPWALARGARLSAEERADVVARLARLTGLSESYVDRVNLRIEHVRFFTELLRDRGLTTGRMDGRFTTWEPDGGREHMSDDASISRIIGAYSATFNHYVRSELGYANDLPYEILSLDVNREWSYSDFEGRPISVVHDLSAAMRANPHLKVHVACGYYDGATPHFAAEHVLAQLQIPDELRSNIETAYYPAGHMMYVHEPSRVQQSRDLAEFVARSSNR
- a CDS encoding lytic transglycosylase domain-containing protein; translated protein: MLPMLAVSDATVRWLDVPEQEQAAPAPLAGGQPPASVSVNGSLPEAPPIEKLWAPVEPVTGSLGIPSTALEAYKRAAERAAAEYPGCNIDWALLASIGRIESNHARGGYVDGNGDARETILGPVLDGTGDVAAIPDTDGGAYDGDTRWDRAVGPMQFIPSTWKRYASDGNGDGVADPNNLYDSTLAAARYLCSGGVDLSDPEQLRAALYRYNNSWSYVNTVIRWAKAYRSGVSALPDSDVPTAVLVHASNPVKDESSVTRPSPEPPTKPTRPETPEKPDGPDAPTPEDPPPSDGEDTPPSDGEDPPPGDGEDSPPSDGEDPPPGDGEDPPPSDGEDPPPGDGEDPPPSDGEDPPPSDGEDPPGDGEDPADPGECDPEEEPEEPEEPSSFEPTGEQPVEQSSSEAASTDEPTESDESTDPPCDDESDDDTEEGQPEPTSGTTPSGASATREQEPTED
- a CDS encoding DUF501 domain-containing protein, whose translation is MSPIEFEPVTDADREVVAQQLGRPPRALRAIAARCPSGHPSVVQTNPRLEDGTPFPTLYYLTCPTLTSMVGRLEASGIMREMTNRLAEDAELAAAYRRAHESYLAQRDAIEPLGHQVTAGGMPTRVKCLHVHLAHTLACGPGVNPFGDETLRLVREAGWPLGDCAESH